A window of Lepidochelys kempii isolate rLepKem1 chromosome 1, rLepKem1.hap2, whole genome shotgun sequence contains these coding sequences:
- the RCBTB1 gene encoding RCC1 and BTB domain-containing protein 1 isoform X5 codes for MASAALAPGLPRGASEGLRKHHLQKCQLSYRNYMKPNIVMVDVGKWPIFTLLSPQEIASIRKACVFGTSANEAIYITHNDEVFVFGLNCSNCLGTGDNQSTIVPKKLEALCGKKINSLSYGSGPHVLLSTEDGEVYAWGHNGYSQLGNGTTNQGITPIQVCTNLLIKRVIEVACGSHHSMALSSDGDVYAWGYNNCGQVGSGSTANQPTPRKVSNCLQTKMVVSIACGQTSSMAVIDNGEVYGWGYNGNGQLGLGNNGNQLTPCRVAALHGVCVLQITCGYAHTLALTDEGLLYSWGANTYGQLGTGNKSNQLSPAQIMVEKERVVEIAACHSSHTSAAKTQGGQVYMWGQCRGQSVVVPHLTHFTCTDDVFACFSTPAVMWRLLSVEHEDSLTVAESLKKEFDSPETSDLKFRVDGKYIHVHKAVLKIRCEHFRTMFQSYWNEDMKEVIEIDQFSYPVYRAFLEYLYTDSVDLPPEDAIGFRRILL; via the exons CAGAAATGTCAACTTTCTTATAGGAATTATATGAAACCCAACATAGTCATGGTGGATGTAGGAAAGTGGCCAATATTTACCTTGCTTTCACCTCAAGAAATAGCATCTATTAGGAAAGCATGTGTATTTGGCACATCGGCCAATGAAGCTATATACATTACCCATAATGATGAG GTGTTTGTGTTTGGACTAAACTGTAGTAATTGTTTGGGGACTGGAGATAATCAAAGCACCATAGTACCAAAGAAATTAGAAGCCTTATGTGGAAAGAAGATTAACAGTCTCAGTTATGGAAGTGGACCACATGTTCTACTTAGCACTGAAG ATGGTGAAGTTTATGCTTGGGGACATAATGGATACAGCCAGCTTGGGAATGGAACAACCAATCAGGGCATTACTCCTATTCAAGTCTGTACCAACCTGCTAATTAAGAGGGTGATTGAGGTAGCTTGTGGTTCTCATCATTCTATGGCCCTATCATCTGATGGAGAT GTATATGCGTGGGGCTATAACAACTGTGGTCAGGTTGGATCTGGATCTACAGCAAATCAGCCAACTCCTCGCAAAGTCTCAAATTGTTTACAGACTAAAATGGTGGTCAGTATTGCTTGTGGTCAGACCTCCTCTATGGCTGTAATAGACAATGGTGAG GTATATGGCTGGGGTTACAATGGTAATGGGCAGCTAGGTCTGGGAAACAATGGCAATCAACTCACACCTTGTAGAGTGGCAGCATTACATGGTGTATGTGTACTTCAG ATTACCTGTGGCTATGCGCACACACTAGCCCTAACAGATGAGGGTTTGCTCTATTCCTGGGGAGCGAACACTTATGGGCAGCTGGGAACTGGCAATAAAAGTAACCAGCTAAGTCCAGCGCAGATCATGGTGGAAAAAGAAAG GGTTGTAGAGATTGCAGCCTGCCACTCTTCTCACACTTCTGCTGCCAAGACCCAAGGTGGCCAAGTGTATATGTGGGGCCAGTGCCGTGGCCAGTCTGTTGTTGTTCCTCACCTCACTCACTTCACTTGCACTGATGATGTGTTTGCTTGCTTTTCTACTCCTGCTGTGATGTGGCGCCTCCTTTCAGTAG agcatgAAGACTCCTTAACAGTAGCTGAGTCTCTGAAGAAAGAGTTTGACAGTCCAGAAACCTCAGACCTAAAATTCCGCGTAGATGGAAAATACATCCATGTGCATAAAGCTGTTCTAAAAATCAG ATGTGAACACTTCAGAACCATGTTCCAGTCATATTGGAATGAGGACATGAAGGAGGTGATAGAAATAGACCAATTTTCTTACCCAGTGTATCGTGCCTTCCTTGAGTACCTATATACAGACAGCGTTGATCTGCCACCTGAAGATGCTATAG
- the RCBTB1 gene encoding RCC1 and BTB domain-containing protein 1 isoform X3: MKPNIVMVDVGKWPIFTLLSPQEIASIRKACVFGTSANEAIYITHNDEVFVFGLNCSNCLGTGDNQSTIVPKKLEALCGKKINSLSYGSGPHVLLSTEDGEVYAWGHNGYSQLGNGTTNQGITPIQVCTNLLIKRVIEVACGSHHSMALSSDGDVYAWGYNNCGQVGSGSTANQPTPRKVSNCLQTKMVVSIACGQTSSMAVIDNGEVYGWGYNGNGQLGLGNNGNQLTPCRVAALHGVCVLQITCGYAHTLALTDEGLLYSWGANTYGQLGTGNKSNQLSPAQIMVEKERVVEIAACHSSHTSAAKTQGGQVYMWGQCRGQSVVVPHLTHFTCTDDVFACFSTPAVMWRLLSVEHEDSLTVAESLKKEFDSPETSDLKFRVDGKYIHVHKAVLKIRCEHFRTMFQSYWNEDMKEVIEIDQFSYPVYRAFLEYLYTDSVDLPPEDAIGLLDLATSYCENRLKKLCQHIIKRGITVENAFSLLSAAVRYDAEDLEEFCFKFCVNHLTEVTQTTAFWQMDGPLLKEFIAKASKCGAFKN, from the exons ATGAAACCCAACATAGTCATGGTGGATGTAGGAAAGTGGCCAATATTTACCTTGCTTTCACCTCAAGAAATAGCATCTATTAGGAAAGCATGTGTATTTGGCACATCGGCCAATGAAGCTATATACATTACCCATAATGATGAG GTGTTTGTGTTTGGACTAAACTGTAGTAATTGTTTGGGGACTGGAGATAATCAAAGCACCATAGTACCAAAGAAATTAGAAGCCTTATGTGGAAAGAAGATTAACAGTCTCAGTTATGGAAGTGGACCACATGTTCTACTTAGCACTGAAG ATGGTGAAGTTTATGCTTGGGGACATAATGGATACAGCCAGCTTGGGAATGGAACAACCAATCAGGGCATTACTCCTATTCAAGTCTGTACCAACCTGCTAATTAAGAGGGTGATTGAGGTAGCTTGTGGTTCTCATCATTCTATGGCCCTATCATCTGATGGAGAT GTATATGCGTGGGGCTATAACAACTGTGGTCAGGTTGGATCTGGATCTACAGCAAATCAGCCAACTCCTCGCAAAGTCTCAAATTGTTTACAGACTAAAATGGTGGTCAGTATTGCTTGTGGTCAGACCTCCTCTATGGCTGTAATAGACAATGGTGAG GTATATGGCTGGGGTTACAATGGTAATGGGCAGCTAGGTCTGGGAAACAATGGCAATCAACTCACACCTTGTAGAGTGGCAGCATTACATGGTGTATGTGTACTTCAG ATTACCTGTGGCTATGCGCACACACTAGCCCTAACAGATGAGGGTTTGCTCTATTCCTGGGGAGCGAACACTTATGGGCAGCTGGGAACTGGCAATAAAAGTAACCAGCTAAGTCCAGCGCAGATCATGGTGGAAAAAGAAAG GGTTGTAGAGATTGCAGCCTGCCACTCTTCTCACACTTCTGCTGCCAAGACCCAAGGTGGCCAAGTGTATATGTGGGGCCAGTGCCGTGGCCAGTCTGTTGTTGTTCCTCACCTCACTCACTTCACTTGCACTGATGATGTGTTTGCTTGCTTTTCTACTCCTGCTGTGATGTGGCGCCTCCTTTCAGTAG agcatgAAGACTCCTTAACAGTAGCTGAGTCTCTGAAGAAAGAGTTTGACAGTCCAGAAACCTCAGACCTAAAATTCCGCGTAGATGGAAAATACATCCATGTGCATAAAGCTGTTCTAAAAATCAG ATGTGAACACTTCAGAACCATGTTCCAGTCATATTGGAATGAGGACATGAAGGAGGTGATAGAAATAGACCAATTTTCTTACCCAGTGTATCGTGCCTTCCTTGAGTACCTATATACAGACAGCGTTGATCTGCCACCTGAAGATGCTATAG GACTTTTGGATTTGGCTACATCTTACTGTGAAAACAGATTGAAAAAACTGTGTCAACACATTATCAAGAGAGGAATTACTGtggaaaatgcattttcattgctctctgcTGCAGTGAGATATGATGCAGAG